A part of Aspergillus flavus chromosome 5, complete sequence genomic DNA contains:
- a CDS encoding putative hydrolases or acyltransferase (unnamed protein product), with protein MQLKLPNALAKGQPGILHQYAERLVAFEFTRGNQRKPHSLIFIGGLSDGLWTVDYMTDLVAALQHSEWSVFSLVLSSSYNGWGVGRLGKDIDEIAQCVQYVRDYKKQLFGAGKVVIMGHSTGSQDVMHYLSCPNPRPRHPVLDREIDPLTRTPVDGAIMQAPVSDRESILSVLNDGTERDSPEVMQELYRKAVAHAKENTYEDDDTVETVVPLSVTARIGYPSSTAVSSRRFLSLASPDSPRKPDEDDLFSSDLSDEQLQQTFGVVGSRGLLKSKFMVLYSGRDQSVPPWVNKETLLKRWSTAAGPSWHPKSMIIPNASHALSDPDQAEPRRTLAERVIAYLDEVAQEV; from the exons ATGCAGTTGAAGTTACCGAATGCGCTGGCTAAGGGCCAGCCGGGGATTTTGCATCAATAC GCTGAGAGGCTAGTTGCCTTCGAATTCACAAGGGGAAATCAAAGGAAGCCACATAGTCTCATTTTCATTGGGGGCTTGTCAGATGGGCTTTGGACCGTTGACTATATGACGGACTTGGTCGCAGCGCTGCAACACAGCGAATGGTCCGTCTTCTCACTGGTCTTGTCCTCTTCTTACAATGGGTGGGGCGTAGGTCGTCTAGGGAAAGACATTGATGAGATTGCGCAGTGTGTTCAGTACGTGCGTGACTATAAGAAACAGCTCTTCGGGGCCGGAAAAGTAGTCATCATGGGCCATTCGACGGGGAGTCAAGATGTGATGCACTATCTTAGCTGTCCGAACCCAAGGCCTAGACACCCGGTTCTAGACAGGGAGATTGATCCATTGACGAGGACCCCTGTCGATGGTGCGATTATGCAGGCACCTGTTTCGGACAGGGAAAGTATTCTCAGCGTCCTGAATGACGGGACGGAAAGAGACAGCCCAGAAGTAATGCAAGAGCTTTACCGTAAAGCGGTTGCTCATGCGAAGGAGAATACctacgaggatgatgatacAGTTGAAACTGTTGTCCCGCTTTCAGTGACCGCCAGGATCGGATACCCATCATCTACCGCTGTCAGCAGTCGCCGGTTCCTTAGCCTGGCTAGTCCTGATAGCCCACGAAAGCctgatgaggatgacctGTTCAGCTCAGATCTGAGTGACGAGCAGCTTCAGCAGACTTTTGGCGTCGTTGGGTCGCGTGGGCTTCTGAAATCTAAGTTTATGGTGCTGTACTCGGGAAGAGATCAGTCTGTGCCACCGTGGGTGAACAAGGAGACTTTGTTGAAACGGTGGTCCACCGCGGCGGGACCATCCTGGCACCCGAAGAGTATGATTATCCCCAATGCTTCACATGCGCTAAGTGACCCTGATCAAGCGGAACCAAGACGCACTTTGGCCGAGAGGGTCATTGCATATTTGGACGAAGTGGCGCAGGAAGTTTAG